Proteins from a single region of Tamandua tetradactyla isolate mTamTet1 chromosome 12, mTamTet1.pri, whole genome shotgun sequence:
- the ZNF774 gene encoding zinc finger protein 774 isoform X5 → MTITTYQSNRDATGSTKQEESANIAGYLRIFCGPSPLFRVSAVEQGPGVIPRGTPVHRTTCSRAEWTRLARDPSSSRVWTLKSTKPGIPDALACLVDQSSRDVPRGCGANGRTRIIRLLPQVSAWGVLGLGLSCGAASRRRSPGSDPREELMTLDDVAGYFRAEWVTWILLRESSSGMPHSTVRRMGYQRNPRSIIAGPKNTFILRISRPSVISQVEQKEESWVLTHQHFEERKILRENHTGFENQVSKFNKDIPETAKQCGMPSERANKNLSHTPSWGGNWERCLKLEGQHGTIPEEAQQETELNKFLDGYVGKKPVCAECGKSFNQSSYLIRHLRTHTGERPYKCIECGKGFKQSSDLVTHCRTHTGEKPYKCNGCEKKFSDSSTLIKHQRTHTDGDI, encoded by the exons ATGACTATAACTACGTATCAAAGTAATCGAGATGCCACTGGCTCTACCAAACAGGAAGAGAGCGCAAACATCGCTGGGTACCTTCGTATCTTTTGTGGCCCATCTCCCCTATTCCGCGTGAGCGCCGTGGAGCAGGGACCCGGCGTGATTCCCCGGGGGACTCCGGTGCACAGAACGACCTGCTCCCGCGCAGAGTGGACACGCCTCGCCCGAGACCCCAGCAGCTCCCGGGTCTGGACCCTCAAGTCCACGAAGCCCGGCATCCCTGACGCCCTCGCCTGCCTTGTGGATCAGAGCAGCCGGGATGTGCCTAGGGGTTGTGGTGCTAACGGGAGGACGCGGATCATCCGTTTGCTACCGCAGGTGTCTGCCTGGGGGGTTCTCGGGTTGGGTCTGAGTTGTGGAGCCGCCTCGAGGAGACGCAGCCCCGGCTCGGACCCCCGTGAG GAACTGATGACCCTAGATGATGTGGCTGGGTACTTCAGGGCAGAGTGGGTTACCTGGATCCTGCTTAGAGAATCCTCTTCAGGGATGCCACACAGCACAGTTAGAAGAATGGGCTATCAAAGG AATCCCAGAAGTATAATTGCTGGGCCAAAGAATACATTCATTTTAAG GATTTCTAGGCCAAGTGTAATCTCCCAggtggagcagaaagaagaatccTGGGTCCTAACGCATCAACATTTTGAGGAGAGGAAAATCCTAAGGGAAAATCACACAG GTTTTGAAAATCAGGTGTCAAAATTCAATAAGGACATTCCTGAAACAGCAAAACAATGTGGAATGCCATCAGAAAGGGCCAATAAAAATCTCTCTCATACCCCTAGTTGGGGAGGAAACTGGGAGAGGTGCCTTAAATTAGAAGGGCAACATGGAACCATTCCAGAAGAAGCCCAACAGGAGACGGAGTTAAACAAGTTCCTGGATGGATATGTAGGAAAGAAGCCTGTGTGTGCAGAATGTGGAAAAAGCTTTAACCAGAGTTCCTATCTCATAAGACACCTAAGAACCCATACCGGTGAGAGGCCTTATAAATGCATTGAATGTGGGAAAGGCTTCAAACAGAGTTCAGACCTTGTCACCCACTGCAGGacacacacaggagagaaaccctacaaatgCAATGGTTGTGAGAAAAAATTCAGTGACAGCTCGACACTCATCAAACATCAGAGAACCCATACAG ATGGTGATATTTAG
- the ZNF774 gene encoding zinc finger protein 774 isoform X4 yields MMWLGTSGQSGLPGSCLENPLQGCHTAQLEEWAIKGISRPSVISQVEQKEESWVLTHQHFEERKILRENHTGFENQVSKFNKDIPETAKQCGMPSERANKNLSHTPSWGGNWERCLKLEGQHGTIPEEAQQETELNKFLDGYVGKKPVCAECGKSFNQSSYLIRHLRTHTGERPYKCIECGKGFKQSSDLVTHCRTHTGEKPYKCNGCEKKFSDSSTLIKHQRTHTGEKPYECPECGKTFRRKPHLIMHQRTHTGEKPYTCLECHKSFSRSSNFVTHQRTHTGVKPYRCNDCGESFSQSSDLIKHQRTHTGERPFKCPECGKGFRDSSHFVAHMGTHSGERPFNCPDCHKSFSQNSHLVTHQRTHTGERPFKCDNCGKGFTDSSALIKHQRIHTGERPYKCSECGKSFNQSSHFITHQRIHLGDRPYQCPECGKTFNQRSHFLTHQRTHTGEKPFHCAKCDKSFRQKAHLLCHQNTHLI; encoded by the exons ATGATGTGGCTGGGTACTTCAGGGCAGAGTGGGTTACCTGGATCCTGCTTAGAGAATCCTCTTCAGGGATGCCACACAGCACAGTTAGAAGAATGGGCTATCAAAGG GATTTCTAGGCCAAGTGTAATCTCCCAggtggagcagaaagaagaatccTGGGTCCTAACGCATCAACATTTTGAGGAGAGGAAAATCCTAAGGGAAAATCACACAG GTTTTGAAAATCAGGTGTCAAAATTCAATAAGGACATTCCTGAAACAGCAAAACAATGTGGAATGCCATCAGAAAGGGCCAATAAAAATCTCTCTCATACCCCTAGTTGGGGAGGAAACTGGGAGAGGTGCCTTAAATTAGAAGGGCAACATGGAACCATTCCAGAAGAAGCCCAACAGGAGACGGAGTTAAACAAGTTCCTGGATGGATATGTAGGAAAGAAGCCTGTGTGTGCAGAATGTGGAAAAAGCTTTAACCAGAGTTCCTATCTCATAAGACACCTAAGAACCCATACCGGTGAGAGGCCTTATAAATGCATTGAATGTGGGAAAGGCTTCAAACAGAGTTCAGACCTTGTCACCCACTGCAGGacacacacaggagagaaaccctacaaatgCAATGGTTGTGAGAAAAAATTCAGTGACAGCTCGACACTCATCAAACATCAGAGAACCCATACAGGTGAGAAACCCTATGAGTGCCCAGAGTGTGGAAAGACATTCAGACGGAAGCCACACCTCATAATGCACCAAAGAACCCACACAGGAGAGAAGCCCTACACGTGTCTCGAATGTCATAAAAGCTTTAGTCGGAGCTCAAATTTTGTCACCCACCAGAGGACCCACACGGGAGTGAAGCCTTACAGATGTAATGACTGTGGGGAGAGTTTTAGCCAGAGCTCAGATTTGATTAAGCACCAACGAACTCACACAGGAGAACGGCCCTTTAAATGCCCAGAGTGTGGGAAGGGCTTTAGGGATAGTTCTCATTTTGTGGCTCATATGGGTACTCACTCAGGAGAAAGGCCTTTCAATTGTCCTGACTGCCACAAAAGTTTTAGTCAGAACTCACATCTAGTCACACACCAGCGAACACACACAGGTGAGCGACCTTTTAAGTGTGATAACTGTGGGAAAGGATTCACTGACAGCTCTGCCCTCATTAAGCACCAACGGATCCACACTGGAGAAAGACCCTATAAATGTAGTGAGTGTGGGAAGAGCTTCAATCAGAGCTCCCACTTTATTACCCATCAACGAATCCACTTAGGAGATAGACCTTATCAATGCCCCGAGTGTGGCAAAACCTTTAATCAGCGTTCCCACTTTCTCACACACCAGAGAACACATACAGGAGAAAAACCTTTTCACTGTGCTAAATGTGACAAGAGCTTCCGTCAGAAAGCACATCTTTTATGCCATCAGAACACCCATTTGATTTAG
- the ZNF774 gene encoding zinc finger protein 774 isoform X3: MTLDDVAGYFRAEWVTWILLRESSSGMPHSTVRRMGYQRNPRSIIAGPKNTFILRISRPSVISQVEQKEESWVLTHQHFEERKILRENHTGFENQVSKFNKDIPETAKQCGMPSERANKNLSHTPSWGGNWERCLKLEGQHGTIPEEAQQETELNKFLDGYVGKKPVCAECGKSFNQSSYLIRHLRTHTGERPYKCIECGKGFKQSSDLVTHCRTHTGEKPYKCNGCEKKFSDSSTLIKHQRTHTGEKPYECPECGKTFRRKPHLIMHQRTHTGEKPYTCLECHKSFSRSSNFVTHQRTHTGVKPYRCNDCGESFSQSSDLIKHQRTHTGERPFKCPECGKGFRDSSHFVAHMGTHSGERPFNCPDCHKSFSQNSHLVTHQRTHTGERPFKCDNCGKGFTDSSALIKHQRIHTGERPYKCSECGKSFNQSSHFITHQRIHLGDRPYQCPECGKTFNQRSHFLTHQRTHTGEKPFHCAKCDKSFRQKAHLLCHQNTHLI; encoded by the exons ATGACCCTAGATGATGTGGCTGGGTACTTCAGGGCAGAGTGGGTTACCTGGATCCTGCTTAGAGAATCCTCTTCAGGGATGCCACACAGCACAGTTAGAAGAATGGGCTATCAAAGG AATCCCAGAAGTATAATTGCTGGGCCAAAGAATACATTCATTTTAAG GATTTCTAGGCCAAGTGTAATCTCCCAggtggagcagaaagaagaatccTGGGTCCTAACGCATCAACATTTTGAGGAGAGGAAAATCCTAAGGGAAAATCACACAG GTTTTGAAAATCAGGTGTCAAAATTCAATAAGGACATTCCTGAAACAGCAAAACAATGTGGAATGCCATCAGAAAGGGCCAATAAAAATCTCTCTCATACCCCTAGTTGGGGAGGAAACTGGGAGAGGTGCCTTAAATTAGAAGGGCAACATGGAACCATTCCAGAAGAAGCCCAACAGGAGACGGAGTTAAACAAGTTCCTGGATGGATATGTAGGAAAGAAGCCTGTGTGTGCAGAATGTGGAAAAAGCTTTAACCAGAGTTCCTATCTCATAAGACACCTAAGAACCCATACCGGTGAGAGGCCTTATAAATGCATTGAATGTGGGAAAGGCTTCAAACAGAGTTCAGACCTTGTCACCCACTGCAGGacacacacaggagagaaaccctacaaatgCAATGGTTGTGAGAAAAAATTCAGTGACAGCTCGACACTCATCAAACATCAGAGAACCCATACAGGTGAGAAACCCTATGAGTGCCCAGAGTGTGGAAAGACATTCAGACGGAAGCCACACCTCATAATGCACCAAAGAACCCACACAGGAGAGAAGCCCTACACGTGTCTCGAATGTCATAAAAGCTTTAGTCGGAGCTCAAATTTTGTCACCCACCAGAGGACCCACACGGGAGTGAAGCCTTACAGATGTAATGACTGTGGGGAGAGTTTTAGCCAGAGCTCAGATTTGATTAAGCACCAACGAACTCACACAGGAGAACGGCCCTTTAAATGCCCAGAGTGTGGGAAGGGCTTTAGGGATAGTTCTCATTTTGTGGCTCATATGGGTACTCACTCAGGAGAAAGGCCTTTCAATTGTCCTGACTGCCACAAAAGTTTTAGTCAGAACTCACATCTAGTCACACACCAGCGAACACACACAGGTGAGCGACCTTTTAAGTGTGATAACTGTGGGAAAGGATTCACTGACAGCTCTGCCCTCATTAAGCACCAACGGATCCACACTGGAGAAAGACCCTATAAATGTAGTGAGTGTGGGAAGAGCTTCAATCAGAGCTCCCACTTTATTACCCATCAACGAATCCACTTAGGAGATAGACCTTATCAATGCCCCGAGTGTGGCAAAACCTTTAATCAGCGTTCCCACTTTCTCACACACCAGAGAACACATACAGGAGAAAAACCTTTTCACTGTGCTAAATGTGACAAGAGCTTCCGTCAGAAAGCACATCTTTTATGCCATCAGAACACCCATTTGATTTAG
- the ZNF774 gene encoding zinc finger protein 774 isoform X1 → MTITTYQSNRDATGSTKQEESANIAGYLRIFCGPSPLFRVSAVEQGPGVIPRGTPVHRTTCSRAEWTRLARDPSSSRVWTLKSTKPGIPDALACLVDQSSRDVPRGCGANGRTRIIRLLPQVSAWGVLGLGLSCGAASRRRSPGSDPREELMTLDDVAGYFRAEWVTWILLRESSSGMPHSTVRRMGYQRNPRSIIAGPKNTFILRISRPSVISQVEQKEESWVLTHQHFEERKILRENHTGFENQVSKFNKDIPETAKQCGMPSERANKNLSHTPSWGGNWERCLKLEGQHGTIPEEAQQETELNKFLDGYVGKKPVCAECGKSFNQSSYLIRHLRTHTGERPYKCIECGKGFKQSSDLVTHCRTHTGEKPYKCNGCEKKFSDSSTLIKHQRTHTGEKPYECPECGKTFRRKPHLIMHQRTHTGEKPYTCLECHKSFSRSSNFVTHQRTHTGVKPYRCNDCGESFSQSSDLIKHQRTHTGERPFKCPECGKGFRDSSHFVAHMGTHSGERPFNCPDCHKSFSQNSHLVTHQRTHTGERPFKCDNCGKGFTDSSALIKHQRIHTGERPYKCSECGKSFNQSSHFITHQRIHLGDRPYQCPECGKTFNQRSHFLTHQRTHTGEKPFHCAKCDKSFRQKAHLLCHQNTHLI, encoded by the exons ATGACTATAACTACGTATCAAAGTAATCGAGATGCCACTGGCTCTACCAAACAGGAAGAGAGCGCAAACATCGCTGGGTACCTTCGTATCTTTTGTGGCCCATCTCCCCTATTCCGCGTGAGCGCCGTGGAGCAGGGACCCGGCGTGATTCCCCGGGGGACTCCGGTGCACAGAACGACCTGCTCCCGCGCAGAGTGGACACGCCTCGCCCGAGACCCCAGCAGCTCCCGGGTCTGGACCCTCAAGTCCACGAAGCCCGGCATCCCTGACGCCCTCGCCTGCCTTGTGGATCAGAGCAGCCGGGATGTGCCTAGGGGTTGTGGTGCTAACGGGAGGACGCGGATCATCCGTTTGCTACCGCAGGTGTCTGCCTGGGGGGTTCTCGGGTTGGGTCTGAGTTGTGGAGCCGCCTCGAGGAGACGCAGCCCCGGCTCGGACCCCCGTGAG GAACTGATGACCCTAGATGATGTGGCTGGGTACTTCAGGGCAGAGTGGGTTACCTGGATCCTGCTTAGAGAATCCTCTTCAGGGATGCCACACAGCACAGTTAGAAGAATGGGCTATCAAAGG AATCCCAGAAGTATAATTGCTGGGCCAAAGAATACATTCATTTTAAG GATTTCTAGGCCAAGTGTAATCTCCCAggtggagcagaaagaagaatccTGGGTCCTAACGCATCAACATTTTGAGGAGAGGAAAATCCTAAGGGAAAATCACACAG GTTTTGAAAATCAGGTGTCAAAATTCAATAAGGACATTCCTGAAACAGCAAAACAATGTGGAATGCCATCAGAAAGGGCCAATAAAAATCTCTCTCATACCCCTAGTTGGGGAGGAAACTGGGAGAGGTGCCTTAAATTAGAAGGGCAACATGGAACCATTCCAGAAGAAGCCCAACAGGAGACGGAGTTAAACAAGTTCCTGGATGGATATGTAGGAAAGAAGCCTGTGTGTGCAGAATGTGGAAAAAGCTTTAACCAGAGTTCCTATCTCATAAGACACCTAAGAACCCATACCGGTGAGAGGCCTTATAAATGCATTGAATGTGGGAAAGGCTTCAAACAGAGTTCAGACCTTGTCACCCACTGCAGGacacacacaggagagaaaccctacaaatgCAATGGTTGTGAGAAAAAATTCAGTGACAGCTCGACACTCATCAAACATCAGAGAACCCATACAGGTGAGAAACCCTATGAGTGCCCAGAGTGTGGAAAGACATTCAGACGGAAGCCACACCTCATAATGCACCAAAGAACCCACACAGGAGAGAAGCCCTACACGTGTCTCGAATGTCATAAAAGCTTTAGTCGGAGCTCAAATTTTGTCACCCACCAGAGGACCCACACGGGAGTGAAGCCTTACAGATGTAATGACTGTGGGGAGAGTTTTAGCCAGAGCTCAGATTTGATTAAGCACCAACGAACTCACACAGGAGAACGGCCCTTTAAATGCCCAGAGTGTGGGAAGGGCTTTAGGGATAGTTCTCATTTTGTGGCTCATATGGGTACTCACTCAGGAGAAAGGCCTTTCAATTGTCCTGACTGCCACAAAAGTTTTAGTCAGAACTCACATCTAGTCACACACCAGCGAACACACACAGGTGAGCGACCTTTTAAGTGTGATAACTGTGGGAAAGGATTCACTGACAGCTCTGCCCTCATTAAGCACCAACGGATCCACACTGGAGAAAGACCCTATAAATGTAGTGAGTGTGGGAAGAGCTTCAATCAGAGCTCCCACTTTATTACCCATCAACGAATCCACTTAGGAGATAGACCTTATCAATGCCCCGAGTGTGGCAAAACCTTTAATCAGCGTTCCCACTTTCTCACACACCAGAGAACACATACAGGAGAAAAACCTTTTCACTGTGCTAAATGTGACAAGAGCTTCCGTCAGAAAGCACATCTTTTATGCCATCAGAACACCCATTTGATTTAG
- the ZNF774 gene encoding zinc finger protein 774 isoform X2 → MRAHLLLHPGPGPGTELMTLDDVAGYFRAEWVTWILLRESSSGMPHSTVRRMGYQRNPRSIIAGPKNTFILRISRPSVISQVEQKEESWVLTHQHFEERKILRENHTGFENQVSKFNKDIPETAKQCGMPSERANKNLSHTPSWGGNWERCLKLEGQHGTIPEEAQQETELNKFLDGYVGKKPVCAECGKSFNQSSYLIRHLRTHTGERPYKCIECGKGFKQSSDLVTHCRTHTGEKPYKCNGCEKKFSDSSTLIKHQRTHTGEKPYECPECGKTFRRKPHLIMHQRTHTGEKPYTCLECHKSFSRSSNFVTHQRTHTGVKPYRCNDCGESFSQSSDLIKHQRTHTGERPFKCPECGKGFRDSSHFVAHMGTHSGERPFNCPDCHKSFSQNSHLVTHQRTHTGERPFKCDNCGKGFTDSSALIKHQRIHTGERPYKCSECGKSFNQSSHFITHQRIHLGDRPYQCPECGKTFNQRSHFLTHQRTHTGEKPFHCAKCDKSFRQKAHLLCHQNTHLI, encoded by the exons ATGAGGGCTCACCTCCTGCTCCATCCCGGGCCGGGCCCTGGGACG GAACTGATGACCCTAGATGATGTGGCTGGGTACTTCAGGGCAGAGTGGGTTACCTGGATCCTGCTTAGAGAATCCTCTTCAGGGATGCCACACAGCACAGTTAGAAGAATGGGCTATCAAAGG AATCCCAGAAGTATAATTGCTGGGCCAAAGAATACATTCATTTTAAG GATTTCTAGGCCAAGTGTAATCTCCCAggtggagcagaaagaagaatccTGGGTCCTAACGCATCAACATTTTGAGGAGAGGAAAATCCTAAGGGAAAATCACACAG GTTTTGAAAATCAGGTGTCAAAATTCAATAAGGACATTCCTGAAACAGCAAAACAATGTGGAATGCCATCAGAAAGGGCCAATAAAAATCTCTCTCATACCCCTAGTTGGGGAGGAAACTGGGAGAGGTGCCTTAAATTAGAAGGGCAACATGGAACCATTCCAGAAGAAGCCCAACAGGAGACGGAGTTAAACAAGTTCCTGGATGGATATGTAGGAAAGAAGCCTGTGTGTGCAGAATGTGGAAAAAGCTTTAACCAGAGTTCCTATCTCATAAGACACCTAAGAACCCATACCGGTGAGAGGCCTTATAAATGCATTGAATGTGGGAAAGGCTTCAAACAGAGTTCAGACCTTGTCACCCACTGCAGGacacacacaggagagaaaccctacaaatgCAATGGTTGTGAGAAAAAATTCAGTGACAGCTCGACACTCATCAAACATCAGAGAACCCATACAGGTGAGAAACCCTATGAGTGCCCAGAGTGTGGAAAGACATTCAGACGGAAGCCACACCTCATAATGCACCAAAGAACCCACACAGGAGAGAAGCCCTACACGTGTCTCGAATGTCATAAAAGCTTTAGTCGGAGCTCAAATTTTGTCACCCACCAGAGGACCCACACGGGAGTGAAGCCTTACAGATGTAATGACTGTGGGGAGAGTTTTAGCCAGAGCTCAGATTTGATTAAGCACCAACGAACTCACACAGGAGAACGGCCCTTTAAATGCCCAGAGTGTGGGAAGGGCTTTAGGGATAGTTCTCATTTTGTGGCTCATATGGGTACTCACTCAGGAGAAAGGCCTTTCAATTGTCCTGACTGCCACAAAAGTTTTAGTCAGAACTCACATCTAGTCACACACCAGCGAACACACACAGGTGAGCGACCTTTTAAGTGTGATAACTGTGGGAAAGGATTCACTGACAGCTCTGCCCTCATTAAGCACCAACGGATCCACACTGGAGAAAGACCCTATAAATGTAGTGAGTGTGGGAAGAGCTTCAATCAGAGCTCCCACTTTATTACCCATCAACGAATCCACTTAGGAGATAGACCTTATCAATGCCCCGAGTGTGGCAAAACCTTTAATCAGCGTTCCCACTTTCTCACACACCAGAGAACACATACAGGAGAAAAACCTTTTCACTGTGCTAAATGTGACAAGAGCTTCCGTCAGAAAGCACATCTTTTATGCCATCAGAACACCCATTTGATTTAG
- the ZNF774 gene encoding zinc finger protein 774 isoform X7, with translation MPSERANKNLSHTPSWGGNWERCLKLEGQHGTIPEEAQQETELNKFLDGYVGKKPVCAECGKSFNQSSYLIRHLRTHTGERPYKCIECGKGFKQSSDLVTHCRTHTGEKPYKCNGCEKKFSDSSTLIKHQRTHTGEKPYECPECGKTFRRKPHLIMHQRTHTGEKPYTCLECHKSFSRSSNFVTHQRTHTGVKPYRCNDCGESFSQSSDLIKHQRTHTGERPFKCPECGKGFRDSSHFVAHMGTHSGERPFNCPDCHKSFSQNSHLVTHQRTHTGERPFKCDNCGKGFTDSSALIKHQRIHTGERPYKCSECGKSFNQSSHFITHQRIHLGDRPYQCPECGKTFNQRSHFLTHQRTHTGEKPFHCAKCDKSFRQKAHLLCHQNTHLI, from the coding sequence ATGCCATCAGAAAGGGCCAATAAAAATCTCTCTCATACCCCTAGTTGGGGAGGAAACTGGGAGAGGTGCCTTAAATTAGAAGGGCAACATGGAACCATTCCAGAAGAAGCCCAACAGGAGACGGAGTTAAACAAGTTCCTGGATGGATATGTAGGAAAGAAGCCTGTGTGTGCAGAATGTGGAAAAAGCTTTAACCAGAGTTCCTATCTCATAAGACACCTAAGAACCCATACCGGTGAGAGGCCTTATAAATGCATTGAATGTGGGAAAGGCTTCAAACAGAGTTCAGACCTTGTCACCCACTGCAGGacacacacaggagagaaaccctacaaatgCAATGGTTGTGAGAAAAAATTCAGTGACAGCTCGACACTCATCAAACATCAGAGAACCCATACAGGTGAGAAACCCTATGAGTGCCCAGAGTGTGGAAAGACATTCAGACGGAAGCCACACCTCATAATGCACCAAAGAACCCACACAGGAGAGAAGCCCTACACGTGTCTCGAATGTCATAAAAGCTTTAGTCGGAGCTCAAATTTTGTCACCCACCAGAGGACCCACACGGGAGTGAAGCCTTACAGATGTAATGACTGTGGGGAGAGTTTTAGCCAGAGCTCAGATTTGATTAAGCACCAACGAACTCACACAGGAGAACGGCCCTTTAAATGCCCAGAGTGTGGGAAGGGCTTTAGGGATAGTTCTCATTTTGTGGCTCATATGGGTACTCACTCAGGAGAAAGGCCTTTCAATTGTCCTGACTGCCACAAAAGTTTTAGTCAGAACTCACATCTAGTCACACACCAGCGAACACACACAGGTGAGCGACCTTTTAAGTGTGATAACTGTGGGAAAGGATTCACTGACAGCTCTGCCCTCATTAAGCACCAACGGATCCACACTGGAGAAAGACCCTATAAATGTAGTGAGTGTGGGAAGAGCTTCAATCAGAGCTCCCACTTTATTACCCATCAACGAATCCACTTAGGAGATAGACCTTATCAATGCCCCGAGTGTGGCAAAACCTTTAATCAGCGTTCCCACTTTCTCACACACCAGAGAACACATACAGGAGAAAAACCTTTTCACTGTGCTAAATGTGACAAGAGCTTCCGTCAGAAAGCACATCTTTTATGCCATCAGAACACCCATTTGATTTAG
- the ZNF774 gene encoding zinc finger protein 774 isoform X6, whose translation MTITTYQSNRDATGSTKQEESANIAGYLRIFCGPSPLFRVSAVEQGPGVIPRGTPVHRTTCSRAEWTRLARDPSSSRVWTLKSTKPGIPDALACLVDQSSRDVPRGCGANGRTRIIRLLPQVSAWGVLGLGLSCGAASRRRSPGSDPREELMTLDDVAGYFRAEWVTWILLRESSSGMPHSTVRRMGYQRNPRSIIAGPKNTFILRISRPSVISQVEQKEESWVLTHQHFEERKILRENHTGFENQVSKFNKDIPETAKQCGMPSERANKNLSHTPSWGGNWERCLKLEGQHGTIPEEAQQETELNKFLDGYVGKKPVCAECGKSFNQSSYLIRHLRTHTGERPYKCIECGKGFKQSSDLVTHCRTHTGEKPYKCNGCEKKFSDSSTLIKHQRTHTEI comes from the exons ATGACTATAACTACGTATCAAAGTAATCGAGATGCCACTGGCTCTACCAAACAGGAAGAGAGCGCAAACATCGCTGGGTACCTTCGTATCTTTTGTGGCCCATCTCCCCTATTCCGCGTGAGCGCCGTGGAGCAGGGACCCGGCGTGATTCCCCGGGGGACTCCGGTGCACAGAACGACCTGCTCCCGCGCAGAGTGGACACGCCTCGCCCGAGACCCCAGCAGCTCCCGGGTCTGGACCCTCAAGTCCACGAAGCCCGGCATCCCTGACGCCCTCGCCTGCCTTGTGGATCAGAGCAGCCGGGATGTGCCTAGGGGTTGTGGTGCTAACGGGAGGACGCGGATCATCCGTTTGCTACCGCAGGTGTCTGCCTGGGGGGTTCTCGGGTTGGGTCTGAGTTGTGGAGCCGCCTCGAGGAGACGCAGCCCCGGCTCGGACCCCCGTGAG GAACTGATGACCCTAGATGATGTGGCTGGGTACTTCAGGGCAGAGTGGGTTACCTGGATCCTGCTTAGAGAATCCTCTTCAGGGATGCCACACAGCACAGTTAGAAGAATGGGCTATCAAAGG AATCCCAGAAGTATAATTGCTGGGCCAAAGAATACATTCATTTTAAG GATTTCTAGGCCAAGTGTAATCTCCCAggtggagcagaaagaagaatccTGGGTCCTAACGCATCAACATTTTGAGGAGAGGAAAATCCTAAGGGAAAATCACACAG GTTTTGAAAATCAGGTGTCAAAATTCAATAAGGACATTCCTGAAACAGCAAAACAATGTGGAATGCCATCAGAAAGGGCCAATAAAAATCTCTCTCATACCCCTAGTTGGGGAGGAAACTGGGAGAGGTGCCTTAAATTAGAAGGGCAACATGGAACCATTCCAGAAGAAGCCCAACAGGAGACGGAGTTAAACAAGTTCCTGGATGGATATGTAGGAAAGAAGCCTGTGTGTGCAGAATGTGGAAAAAGCTTTAACCAGAGTTCCTATCTCATAAGACACCTAAGAACCCATACCGGTGAGAGGCCTTATAAATGCATTGAATGTGGGAAAGGCTTCAAACAGAGTTCAGACCTTGTCACCCACTGCAGGacacacacaggagagaaaccctacaaatgCAATGGTTGTGAGAAAAAATTCAGTGACAGCTCGACACTCATCAAACATCAGAGAACCCATACAG